In Sphingomonas sp. SORGH_AS_0950, the following are encoded in one genomic region:
- a CDS encoding pitrilysin family protein: MRIKSVALTGAAALAFVLPGQAVLAQTAVKAAATAKPAPVSTLVKAVDIPYQTFTLKNGLRVVVHTDRKAPVVAVSVWYDVGSKHEPKGKTGFAHLFEHLMFNGSENAPGDFFAPLKSVGATDYNGTTYFDRTNYFETVPTAALDRALFLESDRMGYLLGAVTQSVLDEQRGVVQNEKRQGDNQPYGLTQYKILEGLFPAGHPYAHTTIGSMTDLDAATLDTVKDWFRQHYGPNNAVLVLAGDIDVATAKPLVEKYFGAIQPGPKSVLPTVAIPTLPAPVNEEMKDRVAAVMISRNWAVPGLNDPESAPLVVAGSILGGLASSRLDNILVKQEKLAVQVSASDRPFAQVGMFNMTAIVRPGVDPALVDKRMQEILADFLKNGPTADEVRRAVTRFVSGRVEGLESVGGFGGKAVALAEGALYSNDPGKYKKQLLAIAAQTPATVKAVADKWLSRPAYTLTVVPGARDAYEEAKVPPRADVPAAPDQPVKGTRGSLPEVGEVKPLSFPAVERSRLANGIELIYAQRTAVPVTQIAMSFDAGIAADVPGKLGTQRLVQSMLDEGTTHRNTIAIAEEQERLGASIGSSASNDRTVVGLDVPSANLAPALDLYADIVRNPAFPDAELARVKAQTLAGIKQELTSPQGLASRVLPPLVYGPTSPYAKAQGAGDPQAVAALTRADLIAFQQAWLRPDKAKIFVTSDRPLAEVKAALDRVLGDWRGTGAAGVKNFAAGQPSAPRIVLVNRPDSPQSMILAGAPTGLKGIDNLLVQNTANDALGGSFLSRINTDIRENKHWSYGVRGGFQTSEFAAPYVMSAPVQADKTGPSIDALRTDVTEFLTTKPMDQVEFDRAITGAIRSLSGSFETSGAVLSAMQANDLFRRPDDYYATITRRYQAMTLPELNKSIEAALNPRQFIWVVVGDAKTVKPQLDTLGLPVEVVEAADVAGPAPAAGQ, encoded by the coding sequence ATGCGTATCAAGTCCGTGGCGCTGACCGGCGCCGCCGCCCTCGCGTTCGTCCTGCCGGGCCAGGCCGTTCTTGCACAGACCGCGGTCAAGGCCGCCGCCACCGCGAAGCCCGCGCCCGTATCGACCCTCGTGAAGGCGGTCGACATCCCCTATCAGACCTTCACCCTGAAGAACGGCCTGCGCGTCGTCGTCCATACCGACCGCAAGGCGCCCGTCGTCGCGGTCAGCGTCTGGTACGACGTCGGCTCGAAGCACGAGCCCAAGGGCAAGACCGGGTTCGCGCATCTGTTCGAGCATCTGATGTTCAACGGGTCGGAGAATGCGCCGGGCGACTTCTTCGCGCCGCTCAAGTCGGTGGGCGCGACCGACTATAACGGCACCACCTATTTCGACCGGACCAATTATTTCGAGACGGTGCCGACCGCCGCGCTCGACCGCGCGCTGTTCCTGGAATCGGACCGCATGGGCTATCTGCTCGGCGCGGTGACGCAGAGCGTGCTCGACGAGCAGCGCGGCGTCGTCCAGAACGAAAAGCGCCAGGGCGACAACCAGCCTTACGGCCTGACCCAGTACAAGATCCTGGAGGGGCTGTTCCCCGCGGGCCATCCCTATGCCCATACCACCATCGGCTCGATGACCGATCTCGACGCCGCGACGCTCGACACGGTGAAGGACTGGTTCCGGCAGCATTACGGCCCCAATAATGCCGTGCTGGTGCTGGCGGGCGATATCGACGTCGCCACCGCCAAGCCGTTGGTGGAAAAATATTTCGGCGCGATCCAGCCGGGCCCCAAGAGCGTCCTGCCGACCGTCGCCATCCCGACCCTGCCCGCGCCCGTCAACGAGGAGATGAAGGACCGCGTCGCCGCCGTCATGATCAGCCGCAACTGGGCGGTGCCGGGGCTGAACGATCCCGAAAGCGCGCCGCTGGTGGTCGCGGGGTCGATCCTGGGCGGGCTGGCCTCGTCGCGGCTCGACAATATCCTGGTCAAGCAGGAGAAGCTGGCGGTGCAGGTGTCGGCCAGCGATCGTCCCTTCGCACAGGTCGGCATGTTCAACATGACCGCGATCGTCCGCCCCGGCGTCGATCCGGCGCTGGTCGACAAGCGGATGCAGGAGATCCTGGCCGACTTCCTGAAGAACGGCCCGACCGCCGACGAGGTGCGGCGCGCCGTGACCCGGTTCGTGTCGGGCCGTGTCGAGGGGCTGGAATCGGTCGGCGGCTTTGGCGGCAAGGCGGTGGCGCTGGCCGAGGGGGCGCTCTACTCCAACGATCCGGGCAAATATAAGAAGCAGTTGCTGGCGATCGCGGCGCAGACGCCCGCGACCGTCAAGGCGGTGGCCGATAAGTGGCTGTCGCGCCCGGCCTATACGCTGACCGTCGTGCCCGGCGCGCGCGACGCCTATGAGGAGGCCAAGGTGCCGCCGCGCGCCGATGTGCCCGCCGCGCCCGACCAGCCGGTCAAGGGGACGCGCGGCAGCCTGCCCGAAGTCGGCGAGGTCAAGCCGCTGAGCTTCCCGGCGGTCGAGCGCAGCCGTCTGGCGAACGGGATCGAGCTGATCTACGCGCAGCGGACCGCCGTGCCGGTGACGCAGATCGCGATGTCGTTCGACGCCGGGATCGCCGCCGACGTGCCCGGCAAGCTGGGGACGCAGCGCCTGGTCCAGTCGATGCTGGACGAGGGAACCACCCACCGCAACACGATCGCGATCGCCGAGGAGCAGGAGCGGCTGGGCGCCTCGATCGGGTCGAGTGCATCGAACGACCGCACGGTCGTCGGCCTCGACGTGCCGAGCGCCAATCTGGCGCCCGCGCTCGATCTCTATGCCGATATCGTCCGCAACCCCGCTTTCCCGGATGCCGAACTGGCGCGGGTCAAGGCGCAGACGCTGGCGGGTATCAAGCAGGAGCTGACCAGCCCGCAGGGGCTGGCGAGCCGTGTCCTGCCGCCGCTCGTCTATGGGCCGACCAGCCCCTATGCCAAGGCGCAGGGCGCGGGCGATCCGCAGGCGGTGGCGGCGCTGACCCGCGCCGACCTGATCGCGTTCCAGCAGGCGTGGCTGCGGCCCGACAAGGCAAAGATCTTCGTCACCTCCGACCGTCCGCTGGCCGAGGTGAAGGCGGCGCTCGACCGGGTGCTGGGCGACTGGCGCGGCACGGGCGCGGCGGGGGTCAAGAACTTCGCGGCGGGGCAGCCCTCGGCACCCAGGATCGTGCTGGTCAACCGGCCCGACAGCCCGCAGTCGATGATCCTGGCGGGCGCGCCGACGGGGCTGAAGGGCATCGACAATCTGCTGGTGCAGAACACCGCCAACGACGCGCTGGGCGGCAGCTTCCTCAGCCGGATCAACACCGATATCCGCGAGAACAAGCACTGGTCCTATGGCGTGCGCGGCGGCTTCCAGACCTCGGAATTCGCGGCGCCCTATGTCATGTCGGCGCCGGTGCAGGCGGACAAGACCGGCCCGTCGATCGACGCGCTGCGCACCGACGTCACCGAATTCCTGACCACCAAGCCGATGGACCAGGTGGAGTTCGATCGCGCGATCACCGGGGCGATCCGCTCGCTGTCGGGCAGCTTCGAGACGTCGGGCGCGGTGCTGTCGGCGATGCAGGCCAACGACCTGTTCCGCCGTCCCGACGATTATTATGCGACGATCACCCGGCGGTATCAGGCGATGACGCTGCCCGAGCTGAACAAGTCGATCGAGGCGGCGTTGAACCCCAGGCAATTCATCTGGGTCGTGGTCGGCGATGCCAAGACGGTCAAGCCGCAGCTCGATACGCTGGGCCTGCCGGTCGAGGTGGTCGAGGCGGCCGATGTGGCGGGGCCCGCCCCCGCCGCCGGACAATAA
- a CDS encoding DUF885 family protein — protein MIDRRHFLGGTAALAVAAGSEGVLAQTSASARLTALFDTLVQEQLRRSPEGATSLGLDTGANADLRGRLSDQSPAGIAAAKAATKADLARLQAIDPATLSPEERIDLESVLYTRRSAEAVQAFDFGGYSYGPSPYVVSQLSGAYQSVPDFLDTKHKIANAGDADAYLMRLRAFGQQMDAQTDRMRHDAGQGVVPPDFILDLAIEQMGKTRQPASEALVVRSLARRAAEKGLGDRHAQAATKIYEAEVLPALDRQLAYAKALRAKATHDAGVWKLREGAAYYPVALKANTTTSFSPDEVHRFGRDQAAMLSARLDALLKKQGFTKGTVGQRMAALYKNPDQLYPNTDEGKRAAIAYCNARLDAIRTRLSQVFERMPPYGFEVRRVPPQTEAGAAAAFAQGPAIDGSRPGLVYFNLKDSADWPKFCLATTVYHEGLPGHQMEGGLALSNTRLPLIRKLNGFSGYGEGWALYAEQLADEIGMYDDDPLGQLGYLKFLLFRANRCVVDTGLHHMRWTREQAIRHFVEAEGEAEGFATREVERYCVNPGQAASYKLGHSVFVDIRESARKQQGARFDLKAFHTAVLRHGRVPLDVLRRIGEDWART, from the coding sequence ATGATCGACCGGCGGCATTTCCTGGGGGGCACGGCGGCGCTGGCCGTGGCGGCGGGCAGCGAGGGGGTTCTGGCCCAGACCAGCGCATCCGCCCGCCTGACCGCGCTGTTCGACACGCTGGTCCAGGAACAGCTTCGCCGCAGTCCGGAGGGCGCGACCAGCCTTGGCCTCGACACCGGCGCCAATGCCGATCTGCGGGGGCGTCTGTCTGATCAGTCCCCCGCCGGGATCGCGGCGGCGAAGGCGGCGACCAAGGCCGATCTGGCCCGGCTCCAGGCGATCGACCCCGCCACCCTGTCGCCAGAGGAGCGGATCGACCTGGAATCGGTCCTCTATACCCGGCGCTCGGCGGAAGCAGTGCAGGCGTTCGATTTCGGCGGCTATTCCTATGGGCCCAGCCCCTATGTCGTGTCGCAGCTGTCGGGCGCCTATCAGTCGGTCCCCGACTTTCTCGACACCAAGCACAAGATCGCCAATGCGGGCGATGCCGACGCCTATCTGATGCGGCTGCGCGCCTTCGGGCAGCAGATGGACGCGCAGACCGACCGGATGCGCCACGATGCGGGGCAGGGGGTGGTGCCGCCCGACTTCATCCTCGACCTTGCGATCGAACAGATGGGCAAGACCCGCCAGCCCGCGAGCGAGGCGCTGGTCGTCCGGTCGCTCGCGCGCCGCGCCGCCGAAAAGGGGCTGGGCGACCGCCATGCGCAGGCGGCCACGAAAATCTATGAGGCGGAGGTGCTGCCCGCGCTGGATCGCCAGCTCGCCTATGCCAAGGCGTTGCGGGCCAAGGCGACGCATGATGCGGGCGTGTGGAAACTGCGCGAGGGGGCGGCCTATTATCCGGTCGCGCTCAAGGCCAATACGACGACCAGCTTCTCGCCCGACGAGGTCCATCGCTTCGGCCGCGACCAGGCGGCGATGCTGTCCGCCCGGCTCGACGCGCTGCTGAAGAAGCAGGGTTTCACCAAGGGCACGGTGGGGCAGCGCATGGCCGCGCTCTACAAGAATCCCGATCAGCTCTATCCCAATACCGACGAGGGCAAGCGCGCCGCCATCGCCTATTGCAACGCGCGGCTGGATGCGATCCGCACCCGCCTGTCGCAGGTGTTCGAACGCATGCCGCCCTATGGCTTCGAAGTGCGCCGTGTGCCGCCCCAGACCGAGGCGGGCGCGGCGGCGGCCTTTGCGCAGGGGCCCGCGATCGACGGATCGCGCCCCGGCCTGGTCTATTTCAACCTGAAGGACAGCGCCGACTGGCCCAAATTCTGCCTGGCCACGACCGTCTATCACGAAGGGTTGCCGGGGCATCAGATGGAGGGCGGGCTGGCGCTGTCCAACACGCGGCTGCCGCTGATCCGCAAGCTCAACGGCTTTTCGGGTTATGGCGAAGGCTGGGCGCTCTATGCCGAGCAGCTGGCGGACGAGATCGGCATGTATGACGACGATCCGCTGGGGCAGCTGGGCTATCTGAAGTTCCTGCTGTTCCGCGCCAATCGCTGCGTGGTCGATACCGGGCTTCACCATATGCGCTGGACCCGCGAACAGGCGATCCGCCATTTCGTCGAGGCCGAGGGCGAGGCGGAGGGGTTCGCGACGCGCGAGGTCGAACGCTACTGCGTCAATCCCGGCCAGGCGGCGAGCTACAAGCTGGGCCATTCGGTCTTTGTCGACATTCGCGAGTCCGCCCGGAAGCAGCAGGGCGCGCGGTTCGACCTGAAGGCGTTCCATACCGCCGTGCTGCGCCACGGCCGCGTGCCGCTCGACGTGTTGCGCCGGATCGGCGAGGACTGGGCGCGGACTTGA
- a CDS encoding energy transducer TonB: MQDSVSVRRDHGRRSVAVVATVAVHAAILALLIWGQPRHRLTDDPARPLLTLFDVPRPPEPPPVPVPPPPVAPAPVKRESLVPRPTAGGGSPRPAPARPARQAAPAAVAPARFDMVDLPAPAAGLAAEPALRVGTAISDGLGTGIASGRGTGGEGRGTGSGRGDGDGPGEGRLRYALAEWIEKPPQELIDKAFPKMAWAGGVSGIAVLLCDVPRPGTPKSCSIAAERPKGRGFGAAALGLYRQFRIRPVMKGDQVYQAQVLVPVTFTVRR; the protein is encoded by the coding sequence ATGCAGGACAGCGTTTCGGTCCGGCGGGATCATGGGCGGCGATCGGTGGCGGTCGTCGCCACGGTCGCGGTCCATGCCGCGATCCTGGCGCTGCTGATCTGGGGACAGCCCCGGCATCGCCTGACCGACGACCCGGCCCGGCCGCTGCTGACGCTGTTCGACGTGCCCCGCCCGCCGGAGCCTCCGCCCGTCCCCGTGCCGCCGCCGCCGGTCGCACCCGCCCCGGTCAAGCGCGAGAGCCTGGTGCCGCGTCCGACCGCCGGGGGCGGATCGCCACGCCCGGCGCCCGCGCGTCCCGCCCGACAGGCCGCCCCGGCGGCGGTCGCGCCTGCCCGGTTCGACATGGTCGACCTGCCCGCCCCGGCGGCGGGATTGGCGGCCGAGCCGGCCTTGCGCGTCGGGACGGCGATCTCGGATGGGCTGGGGACGGGAATCGCCAGCGGGCGCGGGACGGGCGGCGAGGGGCGCGGCACCGGTAGTGGACGCGGCGACGGCGATGGTCCGGGCGAAGGGCGGCTCCGCTACGCGCTTGCCGAATGGATCGAAAAGCCGCCGCAGGAGCTGATCGACAAAGCCTTTCCCAAAATGGCTTGGGCGGGCGGGGTCAGCGGCATCGCGGTGCTGCTATGCGACGTGCCCCGGCCGGGAACGCCCAAAAGCTGTTCGATCGCGGCGGAGCGTCCCAAGGGGCGTGGTTTCGGCGCGGCGGCATTGGGGCTCTACCGGCAATTCCGGATCCGGCCGGTGATGAAGGGCGATCAGGTCTATCAGGCGCAGGTGCTGGTGCCCGTGACCTTCACCGTCCGGCGATAG
- a CDS encoding 5-(carboxyamino)imidazole ribonucleotide synthase — MLKPGSTIGILGGGQLGRMLAVAAAQLGYRTHVLAPDEESVAAQTASALTRADYHNTVVLADFAAACDVVTYEFENVDVTPVEWLAERLPVHPAPAALRVAQDRIAEKSFVEKVGGRPAPWAAVNSAADLTAALERIGCPAILKTTRFGYDGKGQALIREMADAPAAWEAIGGPAVLEGFIHFSHEFSILVARGTDGTTVRYDPPHNIHRDAILRTSTLPAPPEIGAQAEEATALAIRIAEQLGYVGVLACEFFATENGPVFNEMAPRVHNSGHWTIEGAETSQFENHIRAICGLPLGDTSLTGAWVQMENLIGDDAWDGAFTEKGTHLHLYGKAESRPGRKMGHITRVTR; from the coding sequence ATGCTGAAGCCGGGTTCGACGATCGGGATTCTGGGTGGCGGCCAGCTGGGCCGGATGCTGGCGGTGGCGGCCGCGCAACTGGGGTATCGCACCCATGTGCTCGCCCCCGACGAGGAAAGCGTCGCGGCGCAGACCGCGTCCGCGCTGACCCGCGCCGATTATCACAATACGGTCGTGCTCGCCGACTTCGCCGCCGCCTGCGACGTCGTCACCTATGAGTTCGAGAATGTCGATGTGACGCCGGTCGAATGGCTGGCCGAGCGGCTGCCCGTCCATCCCGCGCCCGCCGCGCTGCGCGTCGCGCAGGACCGGATCGCCGAGAAGAGCTTCGTCGAGAAGGTTGGCGGCCGCCCCGCCCCCTGGGCCGCGGTCAATTCCGCCGCCGACCTGACCGCCGCGCTGGAGCGGATCGGCTGCCCCGCGATCCTGAAGACCACGCGCTTCGGCTATGACGGCAAGGGCCAGGCGCTGATCCGCGAGATGGCCGATGCCCCCGCCGCCTGGGAAGCGATTGGCGGCCCCGCCGTGCTGGAGGGGTTCATCCATTTCAGCCATGAATTCTCGATCCTGGTGGCGCGCGGGACCGACGGGACGACCGTCCGCTACGACCCGCCGCACAATATCCACCGCGACGCGATCCTGCGCACCTCCACCCTGCCCGCGCCGCCCGAGATCGGGGCGCAGGCCGAGGAGGCGACCGCGCTCGCCATCCGCATCGCCGAGCAGCTGGGCTATGTCGGGGTGCTGGCCTGCGAATTCTTCGCGACCGAGAACGGCCCCGTCTTCAACGAGATGGCCCCGCGCGTCCACAATTCGGGCCATTGGACGATCGAGGGCGCCGAAACCTCGCAGTTCGAGAATCATATCCGCGCGATTTGCGGCCTGCCGCTGGGCGACACGTCGCTGACGGGTGCGTGGGTGCAGATGGAGAATCTGATCGGCGACGATGCCTGGGACGGCGCGTTCACCGAAAAGGGCACCCATCTCCACCTCTATGGCAAGGCCGAGTCGCGGCCGGGGCGCAAGATGGGGCATATCACGCGCGTGACGCGCTGA
- the purE gene encoding 5-(carboxyamino)imidazole ribonucleotide mutase, with the protein MTSVGIIMGSTSDWETMRHAAETLEALGVAHETRVVSAHRTPQRLFDYATTAADRGIKVIIAGAGGAAHLPGMAASMTHLPVLGVPVESKALKGMDSLLSIVQMPGGIPVGTLAIGKAGAINAGLLAASILSLSDEDLAERLKDWRQRQTDGVANDPQG; encoded by the coding sequence ATGACGTCGGTCGGGATCATCATGGGGTCCACTTCGGACTGGGAAACCATGCGGCATGCCGCCGAGACGCTGGAGGCGCTGGGCGTGGCGCATGAGACCCGAGTCGTCTCCGCGCACCGCACGCCGCAGCGCCTGTTCGATTACGCCACCACCGCCGCCGATCGCGGGATCAAGGTCATTATTGCGGGCGCGGGCGGCGCGGCGCACCTCCCCGGCATGGCCGCGTCGATGACCCATCTGCCGGTGCTGGGCGTGCCGGTCGAGTCCAAGGCGCTGAAGGGCATGGATAGCCTGCTCTCGATCGTCCAGATGCCCGGCGGCATTCCCGTCGGCACGCTGGCCATCGGCAAGGCGGGCGCGATCAATGCGGGCCTGCTCGCCGCCTCGATCCTGTCGCTCTCCGACGAAGACCTCGCCGAGCGTCTGAAGGACTGGCGCCAGCGCCAGACCGACGGCGTCGCCAACGATCCGCAAGGGTAA
- the gpmA gene encoding 2,3-diphosphoglycerate-dependent phosphoglycerate mutase, which yields MPQLVLIRHGQSAWNLENRFTGWWDVDVTAQGAAEARAAGAMMAEKGLDFDLTFTSLQTRAIKTLNLALETMGRLWLPTEKHWRLNERHYGGLTGLDKAETAAKHGDEQVKIWRRSFDVPPPPADAGGEFDVSGDRRYAGIDVPQTESLKDTIARVLPYWEERIAPALRDGNRVLISAHGNSLRALVKHLSNIPDDEITGLEIPTAQPIVYELADDLTPTDRYYLSER from the coding sequence ATGCCCCAGCTCGTCCTGATCCGCCACGGCCAGTCCGCCTGGAATCTCGAGAACCGCTTCACCGGCTGGTGGGATGTCGACGTGACCGCACAGGGTGCGGCCGAGGCGCGCGCGGCGGGTGCGATGATGGCCGAGAAGGGCCTCGACTTCGACCTGACCTTCACCAGCCTCCAGACCCGCGCGATCAAGACGCTGAACCTGGCGCTGGAGACGATGGGCCGCCTCTGGCTGCCGACCGAGAAGCATTGGCGGCTGAACGAGCGCCATTATGGCGGGCTGACCGGCCTGGACAAGGCGGAGACGGCGGCCAAGCATGGCGACGAGCAGGTCAAGATCTGGCGCCGCAGCTTCGACGTGCCACCGCCCCCGGCGGATGCGGGCGGCGAGTTCGACGTGTCGGGCGACCGCCGCTATGCGGGCATCGACGTGCCGCAGACCGAGAGCCTGAAGGACACGATCGCGCGCGTCCTGCCCTATTGGGAAGAGCGCATCGCGCCTGCGCTGCGCGACGGCAACCGCGTGCTGATCTCGGCGCACGGCAACTCGCTGCGCGCGCTGGTCAAGCATCTGTCGAACATCCCCGACGACGAGATCACCGGCCTGGAAATCCCGACCGCGCAGCCGATCGTCTATGAGCTGGCCGACGACCTGACGCCGACGGACCGCTATTATCTGTCCGAGCGCTAA
- a CDS encoding DUF1272 domain-containing protein encodes MLEMRPDCERCGADLPPSQGGAFICSLETTFCAECADELDEICPDCGGELLDRPTRMGRVLKANPASTQGRFRG; translated from the coding sequence ATGCTGGAGATGCGTCCCGATTGCGAGCGCTGCGGCGCGGACCTGCCCCCGTCCCAGGGCGGCGCCTTCATCTGCTCGCTGGAAACCACCTTCTGCGCCGAATGCGCCGACGAACTGGACGAGATCTGCCCCGATTGCGGCGGCGAGCTGCTCGACCGGCCGACCCGCATGGGCCGCGTGCTGAAGGCCAATCCCGCCTCCACGCAAGGCCGTTTTCGCGGCTGA
- the glmM gene encoding phosphoglucosamine mutase, translating into MARKYFGTDGIRGATNGAVMTAEMAMKVGMAAGAYFQRGDHRHRVVIGKDTRLSGYMLESALVAGFTSVGMDVVMLGPLPTPAVAMLTHSMRADIGVMISASHNPFADNGIKLFGPDGYKLSDEAEESIEDLIEQDVPLVASGKIGRARRVDDAAGRYIHFAKSTFPQALRLDGLRVVIDCANGAAYKVAPAALWELGADVVAIGVTPNGTNINDGVGSTAPQTLAETVVASGADIGIALDGDADRLIIVDETGAVVDGDQLMAMIATSYAREGRLAGGGLVATVMSNLGLERHLAAQGLGLIRTKVGDRHVLEAMRTRGYNVGGEQSGHIILSDYARTGDGLVAALQVLAELKRAGAPASEVLHRFDPLPQLLKNVRFAGGKPLEHEKVQGVIAAAEAELAGRGRLVIRPSGTEPVIRVMAEGEDKRQVETLVDRICDVVREVAA; encoded by the coding sequence ATGGCAAGAAAATATTTCGGCACTGATGGCATTCGCGGCGCCACCAATGGCGCGGTGATGACCGCCGAGATGGCGATGAAGGTCGGCATGGCGGCCGGTGCCTATTTCCAGCGCGGCGATCACCGCCACCGCGTCGTGATCGGCAAGGACACCCGCTTGTCGGGCTATATGCTGGAATCGGCGCTAGTCGCGGGCTTCACCAGCGTCGGCATGGACGTGGTGATGCTCGGCCCGCTGCCCACGCCTGCGGTCGCGATGCTGACCCATTCGATGCGCGCCGATATCGGCGTGATGATCTCGGCCAGTCACAATCCCTTTGCCGACAATGGCATCAAGCTGTTCGGCCCCGATGGCTACAAGCTGTCCGACGAGGCCGAGGAATCGATCGAGGACCTGATCGAGCAAGACGTGCCGCTGGTGGCCTCGGGCAAGATCGGCCGCGCGCGCCGGGTCGACGACGCCGCCGGGCGCTATATCCACTTCGCCAAGTCGACATTCCCGCAGGCGCTTCGCCTGGACGGCCTGCGTGTCGTGATCGACTGCGCGAACGGCGCGGCGTACAAGGTGGCCCCCGCCGCCCTGTGGGAACTGGGCGCGGACGTGGTCGCGATCGGCGTGACCCCCAATGGCACCAACATCAATGACGGCGTCGGCTCGACCGCGCCGCAGACGCTGGCCGAGACGGTGGTGGCGAGCGGCGCGGATATCGGCATTGCCCTCGACGGCGATGCCGACCGCCTCATCATCGTCGACGAGACCGGCGCGGTGGTCGATGGCGACCAGCTGATGGCGATGATCGCGACCAGCTATGCGCGCGAAGGGCGACTGGCGGGCGGTGGCCTGGTCGCCACCGTCATGTCCAATCTGGGGCTGGAGCGGCATCTGGCCGCGCAGGGGCTGGGCCTGATCCGTACCAAGGTCGGCGACCGCCATGTCCTGGAGGCGATGCGCACGCGCGGATACAATGTCGGCGGCGAGCAGTCGGGGCATATCATCCTGTCCGACTATGCCCGCACGGGCGACGGGCTGGTCGCCGCGCTCCAGGTGCTGGCCGAGCTGAAGCGCGCGGGCGCGCCCGCCAGCGAGGTGCTGCACCGCTTCGATCCGCTGCCCCAGCTCCTGAAGAATGTCCGCTTCGCGGGCGGCAAGCCGCTGGAGCATGAGAAGGTGCAGGGCGTCATCGCCGCCGCCGAGGCCGAACTGGCCGGGCGCGGTCGCCTGGTCATCCGCCCGTCGGGCACCGAACCCGTCATCCGCGTGATGGCCGAGGGCGAGGACAAGCGCCAGGTGGAGACTCTGGTCGACCGCATCTGCGACGTGGTGCGCGAGGTGGCCGCCTGA
- a CDS encoding dicarboxylate/amino acid:cation symporter, with translation MSRATLILLCLAAGLLAGVGLAAASPGVAQAGVAVARPVGTLWLNGLQMTVIPLVVTLLITGVTATAEAAQAGRIAARAILTFLILVTLTATMAAVVTPALLHAVPIPRDAAEALKAALGHAEPVAAPPPVAEFVTGIVPTNIFAAATNNALLSLILFTLAFAFAITRIEGEGRALLLRFFTAIRDAMLVLIGWVLWLAPLGVFALAFVVGASAGGGAFGALAHYIAIIASIGVIVMLMAYGVSMLGARVPLARFARALAPAQAVAISTQSSLASLPAMVEGTKVLRIAPGTASLVLPMAVAMFRATQPAMNVAVALYIADWFGIVPGMASVAAAVVVAILCSLGSASLPSQITFFASIAPVCVALGVPAAPLGLLIAVETIPDIFRTLGNVSMDLAATATVSRASRTIDEDTP, from the coding sequence ATGTCCCGAGCCACGCTGATCCTATTGTGTCTGGCCGCCGGTCTGTTGGCGGGGGTGGGGCTGGCGGCGGCCTCGCCCGGGGTGGCGCAAGCGGGTGTCGCGGTCGCGCGGCCGGTCGGCACGCTCTGGCTGAACGGGTTGCAGATGACGGTCATCCCGCTGGTCGTCACGCTGCTGATTACGGGGGTGACCGCCACCGCCGAGGCGGCGCAGGCCGGGCGGATCGCCGCGCGGGCGATCCTGACCTTCCTGATCCTGGTCACGCTGACCGCGACGATGGCCGCTGTCGTCACGCCCGCGCTGCTGCACGCGGTGCCGATCCCGCGCGACGCGGCGGAGGCGCTGAAGGCGGCGCTGGGCCATGCCGAGCCGGTCGCCGCCCCGCCGCCCGTCGCCGAGTTCGTGACCGGCATCGTGCCGACCAATATCTTCGCCGCCGCCACCAACAATGCGCTCCTGTCGCTGATCCTGTTCACGCTGGCCTTCGCCTTTGCGATCACCCGGATCGAGGGCGAGGGGCGTGCGCTGCTGCTGCGATTCTTCACCGCGATCCGCGATGCGATGCTGGTCCTGATCGGATGGGTGCTGTGGCTGGCGCCGCTGGGCGTGTTCGCGCTGGCCTTCGTCGTCGGGGCGAGCGCGGGCGGGGGCGCGTTCGGGGCGCTGGCCCATTATATCGCGATCATCGCCAGCATCGGGGTGATCGTGATGCTGATGGCTTACGGCGTGTCGATGCTGGGCGCGCGTGTGCCGCTGGCGCGCTTCGCCCGCGCGCTGGCCCCGGCGCAGGCGGTGGCGATCTCCACCCAATCCTCGCTCGCCAGCCTGCCCGCGATGGTCGAGGGGACCAAGGTGCTGCGCATCGCGCCGGGCACCGCCAGCCTGGTCCTGCCGATGGCGGTCGCGATGTTCCGCGCGACCCAGCCCGCGATGAACGTCGCGGTGGCGCTCTATATCGCCGACTGGTTCGGGATCGTGCCCGGCATGGCCTCGGTCGCGGCCGCCGTGGTCGTGGCGATCCTGTGCTCGCTGGGCTCGGCGAGCCTGCCGTCCCAGATCACCTTCTTCGCCTCGATCGCGCCGGTCTGCGTCGCGCTGGGGGTGCCCGCCGCGCCTTTGGGGCTGCTGATCGCGGTGGAGACGATTCCCGACATCTTCCGGACGCTCGGCAATGTCAGCATGGACCTTGCCGCGACCGCGACCGTTTCCCGAGCCAGCCGCACCATCGACGAGGACACCCCATGA